In Pseudonocardia sp. DSM 110487, the sequence GCCTGCCGAAGAAGAACATCGACACCGGCATGGGCATCGAACGGGTGGCGTACCTGCTGCAGGGCGTCGACAACGTCTACGAGACCGACCTGGTCCGGCCGGTGATCGCCCGTGCGGAGGAGTTCTCCGGCCGCAAGTACGGCGCCTCGCACGAGGACGACATCCGGTTCCGGGTGATCGCCGACCACGCCCGCTCCGGCGTCCTGATCATCGGCGACGGCGTCACCCCGTCCAACGAGGGCCGCGGCTACGTGCTGCGCAGGCTGCTGCGCCGCATCGTCCGCTCGGCCCGGCTGCTCGGTGTGCACGAGCCGGTGCTCGGCTCGTTCGCCGAGGTGGTGCGCGACGCGATGGCCCCGTCCTACCCCGAGCTGGTCACCGACTTCGAGCGGATCTCGGCGGTCGTGCGGGCCGAGGAGGAGGCCTTCCTCGCCACGCTCACCGCGGGCTCGCGGATCTTCGACACCGCCGTCACGGCCACGAAGCAGGCCGGCGGGAGCCGGCTGGCCGGTGACAAGGCGTTCCAGCTGCACGACACCTACGGCTTCCCGATCGACCTCACCCTGGAAATGGCGTCCGAGGCCGGCCTCACCGTCGACGAGCAGGGCTTCCGCTCGCTGATGGAGGAGCAGCGGGCCCGCGCCAAGGCCGACGCCGCCAAGCACAAGGTCGGCCACGGCGACGCCTCCGTCTACCGCGCCGTGCTCGACGCGGGCGGCGGGAGCGAGTTCCTCGGCTACACCGACCTCACGACCGAGGCCCGCATCGCCGGGCTCGTCGTCGACGGCGTTGGCGTGCCAGCCGCGGGCACGGGCACCACGGTCGAGGTCGTGCTCGACCGCACCCCGTTCTACGCCGAGGGCGGCGGGCAGCTCGCCGACACCGGCTGGATCCGGGGCGACGGGTTCACCGTCGAGGTCTCCGACGTCCAGTCGCCCGTGGCCGGGCTGATCGTGCACCGCGGCACGGTCACGGCGGGCGAGGCCCAGGTGGACACCACCGTCCAGGCCGAGGTGGACACGAGCCGGCGGGCCGCGGTGTCGCGGTCGCACTCGGCCACCCACCTCGTGCACGCCGGGATGCGCAAGCACCTCGGCGACGCCGCCGCCCAGGCCGGCTCGCTCAACGCCCCCGGCCGCCTGCGGTTCGACTTCACCTCCCCCGCCGGGGCAGTCCCGCCGTCCGTGCTGACCGACGTCGAGGACGAGGTGAACGCGGTCCTGCAGAACGACGAGGAGGTCCGCTGGTTCGTGACCTCCCAGGACGAGGCCCGCAAGCTCGGGGCGCTCGCGCTCTTCGGCGAGAAGTACGGCGACAAGGTGCGCATCGTCGAGATCGGCGACTACTCCCGCGAGCTCTGCGGTGGCACTCACGTGCACCGCTCCGGCCAGCTCGGCCTCGTGAAGCTCCTGTCGGAGGCCTCGATCGGCTCCGGCGTGCGGCGCGTCGAGGCCCTCGTCGGG encodes:
- the alaS gene encoding alanine--tRNA ligase; the encoded protein is MQTHEITRRFTDHFVSAGHTRVPSASLILDDPNLLFVNAGMVQFKPYFLGQVPPPYPRATSIQKCVRTGDIDEVGKTTRHNTFFQMAGNFSFGDYFKEGAIEHAWNLVTGSQDAGGYGFDPDRIWVTVYQDDDEAIALWRRIAGLPEERIQRRGGDDNYWDMGVPGPGGPCSEIYFDRGPEHGREGGPVADEDRYLEIWNLVFMQDERGELSPKKGHPPIGSLPKKNIDTGMGIERVAYLLQGVDNVYETDLVRPVIARAEEFSGRKYGASHEDDIRFRVIADHARSGVLIIGDGVTPSNEGRGYVLRRLLRRIVRSARLLGVHEPVLGSFAEVVRDAMAPSYPELVTDFERISAVVRAEEEAFLATLTAGSRIFDTAVTATKQAGGSRLAGDKAFQLHDTYGFPIDLTLEMASEAGLTVDEQGFRSLMEEQRARAKADAAKHKVGHGDASVYRAVLDAGGGSEFLGYTDLTTEARIAGLVVDGVGVPAAGTGTTVEVVLDRTPFYAEGGGQLADTGWIRGDGFTVEVSDVQSPVAGLIVHRGTVTAGEAQVDTTVQAEVDTSRRAAVSRSHSATHLVHAGMRKHLGDAAAQAGSLNAPGRLRFDFTSPAGAVPPSVLTDVEDEVNAVLQNDEEVRWFVTSQDEARKLGALALFGEKYGDKVRIVEIGDYSRELCGGTHVHRSGQLGLVKLLSEASIGSGVRRVEALVGLDAFRFLAKEHVLVSQLAEQFKARPEELPERIGGVVERLRQAERELEKVRADAVLSSAGALADAAEDVDGVALVAVAAPEGVNGNDLRALASDVRGRLGARPGVVALFSADGEKVSFVVATTAAARDRGIAAGKLIPAFAPAVGGRGGGKPDLAQGGGTKPAGIPEAVTALRTALRG